The sequence CAAACATTTAAACACAACAAAATTACACAAGCACAAAAACACCCGATACATTATATAAAATATACTATgtcacttttttttcctttttaaaataTACCACACAAGcctaatcatcatcatcagagtcaTTAGCAGTTTGGCTAGATCATTGCATGGAATCTATGTTCTTACTCAGCTCCTCCAGCTTTTTCATCCTCAATCTTTCACTTTCACTCACCAGCTGGTCAAGATGTAGGAACCAAAAACAACACAAGAAAACAACCCACATGTTAGAACCAGTAAAATAATTTATTGAAATATAGGAGTAAATTCACAAACCCATGATAATGGAATTTGAGACTAACTAACCTCCATTAACTTGGTGATTAGCTGTACTTTTTCCCTGTTCTTTTCATTAAAAGCCTCAAGTGCTTCTTTGTATTCTCTTTCCTGTACAGCGGAATTTCAATTGAGTATCCACATTGAAATAATATCATATCATAGTCCGTAAAATCATAAGAATTGGGGAATTTTTCTTATCATTATGCAATAATTCAATAACGTTTTACATAACTAGCAGGGTTGGATGAATTTCAATTAAGGTTTACCTTCTTCTGGCAGGTATGGCCTAGTGGTTTTAATTCTTTGTTTACGGAATCAATCTTTTTCCGGACAAGTGCAACCTCCTTCCTCATTGGATCTGCCAGCGCTTCAAGCTCCTATAAGCATGTGCAATTGTGTATAAANNNNNNNNNNNNNNGTTAGACAGAAAAGAACATGTGAAACTTAATGACCCTCAAACAGTAGGAATGGAAAataacaaaatagaaaatttataAAAGCAAAATGCTCTCTGACAAGAACAAATCCAGGGGGGAATTTTGAATTCGTTTTCCTCAAAAAGCacaacagaaaaataaaataaaaaataaaaaaggcacAGATCGGGTATATTCAAGTGCTCTACATGTTGTAGAGACCAGATTTAGAGGGATAAACCAAAAACCATTGTTTAAAGTTAAAAGCCCCAAAAAGAGAAGATGGTTTTGCATGCATGGGGAAGAGAAATAAGGATTTGTAAGAAAGGGTGAGTTGAAATTATTGAGAAATTAAGGTTTGGAACCTCGCGAATGGTGGCAAGGCGTTTGGTTTCTTCCTCGACGCGACCGAGCTGGAGCTGGACCTTCTCTCGGACCTCCATCTTCTTCCTCTCAATCTCTTCCTCCTTGGCTCTGAAGGTGGAGAGTGCCGACCTGGACATCTCTTCATCTTCCTTTGACAGCTGGCTGCTGAAGCTCAGGCTCCCCGAGTTCTGCACCACCAGCTGCTGGTTATTGTTCTGTTGCTCCACTCCTTGCATCTTCTTCTCCTCCAACAAACACACACAGAAACCCCTTatcttgttctttttcttcttcctcctcctcaagcTCTTTCTTCAaggcctctttctctctctttgcttttttcttcttctttagctttttcttttgtttggggGGGTTGAAATGATTATGAGGGTGAAGTGCTGTGTGTTTTGCCCTCTTTGGGAGTGCGCTTCCTTCCTCTTACTATGTTATCTCTTCTTTTGTGTGAGGGATTGGAAGGCTTTTTGCCCTTTCTTTAACGCCTTTCAATCCTGAACGTCTTCCCCATTTTGCCCTTCTTGTGGACCAGCATATTTATTGTAAAACAATTATTTAATGAACAACAATCACCAaggttaaaaattaataaattcaaaGTAACAGGCTGTGGTTTGGATTGTAGTTCTCTCTCCTCCAGATActaataataaaagataaaaagataatctTCTCTTATTCTGTAAGAAAGATTGATATATctaaatctttaaaaaaataataaatctaattgaagaaaaaattttagttagtttttaagaTTATTATGTTCAATTTTTGCgttactttttaaaaaaatagagaatgagtTATAAATTGGTAACTCGTAAACGAATAAAATGATCTGCcgataaattttgaatttgtccTAGTCTCCTGGAGTACAacgaattacataaaaataaaaaaggagagACATTTGTATATACAAATTTTAATAAGGATATTTGTATAATATATGATGACAAACATTTTACATAGGTAAACTATCATTGTTAGGGTCTGTGTGTTAATGTTAGAAAAGgaaaaaatgaacaaaaaaatatTGTGGGTGACCTGTTCCAACTTACGGTCGCTTTTGTTCCCAGGTTGGCGTTATATTAGAGTGTATGTGAGAGAATGAGAAGGGAAAATGTTAACTaattaaagaaatgaaaaagaaaaaagacaaaGATTACAAAAGCAGAAGGTGATCCGGCCCAAGTGCCAGACAATCTGACGATAAAGAGGAAGTGGCCTTTCATCTTGACTCACTGAATGTTCCCTTCGGCTTGAATGAGTCACACCTCTCCCTAGCTAGCTGGGTAAGTATATTATCTATGAAACAAACCCCTTTGTACAAGTAGATATATTTTAGATACGATATTTGTCGACATTTTATTGTGTTTAactgtattttaataaaaaataaaaaatttaatttaaaatatatgtaTGCCGTTTACAGTGTATAGGTGTATATGTATATCTCGTTTAACATATATGTGtactgtaaatgagatatacaCATTTTACGTTCATCTATCTTatctcttatttcgtttacactataaacaagatacatataaaattatatcatttacagtataaacgagataataaataaatatttatttcgataaatattttttaaattatttattttaataattattataattaatttatttattaaaataaaaaatccatatACTATCTATGTATCATAATATACTATAAAAATTGAATAATCTTGGGATTTGAACACTCTCTCAGTTCTCATAATTCTTTCCCAAATTCTTAATTACTAGTTTAGTTCAGTTAAGTGTTAACTAAACGCATCACAAATTTCAATTACACAATGTTAAACAAGGTGTCAAGATAAGGCCGGTAACTAGCATTCCATGAATTTAAATTtagatattttaattaattttgtgttgatttttctttttgttaaagAAAGATATAAGAGTTAGCTAAAAGTTTCtagttttagtttataattttaaaatatatagcTACTTATCTCAAATTTAGGCATTCAAAATTAATAAGTTCAACTTCAAaacatataataaattaatatagtACCACAATTATAATAGATAGTTTAGAACAcactttcaaatccttcccaagtATACATCTAGTTTAACATAGAACCTACACAAAATCAAAGCTTCAAACAACACAaccagaaaaaagaaaataacaaaataacaaataaatggCCTAATAAACTAAAAGTCGAACTGAAATCTTTCAATATCTTCATCTTTCATGGCATCAATATCCTCATCTTCACCATCTTGTCCCTGAACcaacatttttaaatattttatctctaaatcaacaataataaataatcaaattagtAAGTTTAtccttaaataaaaatttatttcctAAATCAAATAATCAACTATGAATATTGAACCATATCATATACTAACATAGACACACAGTAACACTGTAATTTACTAAATTTGTAACTGCAATAGCTTTTAATGATCAGAATTTAGGTATTCAAAAAAATGAATTAACAATGATCATAATTCAAACATTCATAATTTATACAATCCCAAAGGCGAGaacaactaaaaaattaaaatttgtaataagTAACAACTAAAAAATTCAGGAAGTCAATAATAAACTTAAGTAACAAGTATGAAATCCTTTTAAAAAAACATACTTGAATGAAGGCAGTGAAGCAGCACGGTCATGCAGGAAGAGAAGCGGCAAGGTCATGCAGCAGTGCAGGTAGAGAAACGGTGAACGATGACAACAAAGCATAGCAGATCAATAGAGGCGGTAGAGGCTCAACGAACGTATACAACTATGCGTGACGGTAGAGGCTCGACAGCAGTGCGGTGGACACGGCAGAGGCTCGACGTGCATAAAAGAGAACAGAGAGTGAGATAAAGAGAACGCGAGAAGTAGAGCAAAGAGTGAGACGCGAGGCTGTGCGCGAAGCTAAGCAGACAAAGGAGCAGCAGCGCCAACTGACGACGAGTGAAGTCAGAACAATgagtgagggagagagagaaaacaTTGGAGAGTGAGAGAAGAGGGAGTCAGATCACCGAGTCAATTACGAATTTAGGATAAGTGGGTAgcgttttttcttcttttttttttggccaAAATGTCAAAACGACGTCATATTTAGCCGAAATGGGCATCCAACGCAAACTCGCTAATTCGCTCTCAAACTCGCAAGTTTGACCGAATTTATACGAGTCTAACCGAGTCTATCCGAGTTTACTCAAAAATAAATTTGTGTCTGAATTAATTCGATTCTACTATCTAAATTTataaactcgtacgagttcaGAAATTAACTCACGAGTTTACAACAATGAGTATGTGTAACTCCTAATATTTTAGTTATTTGAGTCataatgacaattaaattcaTGGATATTGAGTTGAAAATGTTTTGGTACGGTGTGAATCATTGTGTTTAaatgtttaataaaaaaatatccacAATAAATACAAACTTAATAGATTCTAAAATTTAATAGTGTTTTTATTGATGGTGCCTGTGCCTGTATGCTGCATTTTAAATAGTTTCTTTTAGCATGTTCAGTAACTTTATCATTGACAGAACATTGATGCTTCATGCATGTCAATATCTTAATAAGAAACGCATCAATCCAGCTTTTCAATCAtatggtaattttttttttctttttcatttttgttcATACTATATATAGCTGAAAATTTTGTGTTGGTCGATCTGCTTCTCTCTTAAGATATTCTCCAgatttgctttctcttttttccttTATTAATTTCTTATATTTTTTGTGAGTTGtaacaattaattttttaaattataaatttgcgGTAAtgctaaaaacataaaaataaaaagctaaaatttatattatttaatatttattaatcgttataataattaatgaatactaaataaaaaaaattttgatttattttaaataattttattttattaccaaaaattttcaaaaaacttaATAATTGTGGGCTCAATTGTGGgtgcttctttttcttatttggcGGCCGTCTTAATTTTACTTTCCCGAGTATTCTTTGTTTCTGTTTGTAAGTCTACTATATGGTAGTTAGTAGACACCTAAAAGTTCTATGGATCATGTTTTCAGAGCTAATATTTCAATATAGTATCAAATAACCTTGGTATCCTATGGTCAAAGTCATTTCGGAATATGTAGAAGGCAAACTTGAAGAAGGCCTGAATCTGGATATATTGTCAAGATGCTATAAAAGAGTAACTGCCTCAActctattttattttcgaaaaatagcaCGCGGAGTTACTTTATATTATATGGAAAAAAACATATtaataattgactttttgttatcaatattagttaattttatttcatttacttTTATTTACCCTTTTTTGTTTACCtaagaaaagatatttaaatttgttattggtataaattaaagaaagataaTTATTTCCTGCACCATTTTTCTTATAGCTACTAGTATTTTTTTAATGGTTAGAGACCAGTTGTTCTTAGGCATGTTGTCCTTGATTGACTTTGCAAATACAAAGAGTATGCATGTTAATTAATCTAATTTGAGCtaggttatttatttaaataaatttccccttttaaatattatcttttttttttaatacctGAAACAAAAATGGCATTTGAAGAAAGTAAATAAAACAGATGCAAATGTTAATCAATGGccatatttattttcttattatgGCTAAACAATTTGACTTTTCAAAAGAAACTAAAAAGTAAAATTGAATGCTTAATTTACATGTATTTGGGATTTGATAATATATGCAGTGCATATGGTAAGTGTCATGCCCCCACAAGCACTCGGGGAAACAGATTGGGACAATACAAGCGCTGCATTTGTCGCTAGCATTTTGCTTGCGATACAGTAATAAACATAAAGCAACTACTAACATGAAAATGATTTTGTAAAAATAATAACTGAGAGTTTTTATatgatttaatatattttattaaaccGCTTAACCACGAGCCGCCGCCGGAACCACGACCAGAGGAAGACGTCGCCGTTCATGCATACTCCTGCCACCGCATTGGAGTGAGGGAAAGGAACCATCCAGCAGCCGCCGCCATTCAccttctgcatctgcttctttGTACTTGAATTTGTTGATTTGACTTTGTGTTGGATTTGTTGATTTGTTGCTTTCTGTTTCTGCTTGTGTTAAATTTGTGTTGGATTTGTTAATTTTCTgctttctgtttctgcttctctggtggaggtggaggtggaggtggaggtgagGGGTGACTTCTCTTCTTCTTGATTTATCTTTTATTCCTCTTTCGATCTTGGACAGGGACGGACATAAGGGGCGAGTGGCGGCCTCGGCCCCCAACTTTttttaatagtaataagttattatgtataatttaatttttttaaaaaaaatatttagtatttagtctaatataaataaaagttcagtctaatttaaatattaataatttttaatatctaaaaaataagtaacaatattaaaaaattctgaaaaagatattattactactattttttaattaaataaaattttttaaatctcataaagtgaattcttttttttcttgtggCCGTTTTTTTATTCGtttggtattaattctctctATTTCAACTGCTATAATTAAGAgatctttttcaactatgaatattgtgaaaaataacttagaaataaaataaaagataaatttcttgctaattgtcttttaattatattgaaaagaaaattgttgaaaattttgacacaaattctattatcggtgaattttatgatacgaaaaatcgaccacttcgttagtaaaaggtatacacatatttttttactttaaaatatattctctatccgtatatttttataatacatattatattatataatttttttacataatttttaatattatatgtgtTATTGGCCCCCCATAATATCATTTCTGGATCCGTCTCTGAAAAGGGGGGAGGTGGACAGCAGCGGTGttggtggtgttggtggtggtgttggtggtggtggtggtgttggtggagGTTGTGGCGTTAGTGTTAGTGTTGGTAGTAGTGGTGGTGGAGGAAGTAATTatgttggtagtggtgagggtatttttgtctaaaaaaaataaaaaagacgattttaatacgaaaaaaatgttaaagacgattttaaatcgaaaattagatgagAAACGGTTTCACTTTTTACGCtcaactttagggaccaaaacagtACTTACCCTATTTTTATATGtgttacggatccgacccacggatCCCGCATACCCGGTTACCCGAGGACAACCCGCTTCGACCCGAAGGCCCAAAAACCGGCCCTTCTAAGCCTCTAACCAACTTTCGAACCCAAATATCTCTCTTATCTtaagccaaataagataagataaagatattCACCATCGCCTATAAataagaggacccaggtccctccaggtattcattcattcctcatacCTCATATCTCTCAGATCCATTcggacttgagcgtcggagtgtctttgcaggtaccaccccctcccATCGTTCCAGTCAAGCAATCCGGTTCCAGCCTTGCCCGTGGGTTCCCAATCCACCCTTCaaaccgtaccagagacatctcgtacattggcgccgtctgtggggacctgCGCCAGCTGGACCCGATAGGGGACGTCCTAGAGGAAACCCCCTCAAGCCAGGATGACTCCCAACCGATTAACCCAACCCCCGAGCACTGTGAAGTCACTAACCAAGCGAGAATAGCGAGTACTGTCCAAAACGCGAACGATCACGACGTCACGGACCGACGACATCCTGAGAAAGCCAGCGACAAAGCAGCGCAGATCATCCAGGATCTCTGCCTCCGAGTTCAGGAACTCGAAGGCAAGATAACCAATAAAGGAAAACACAACAACGAGCATGGAAGCCATGCAACCTCCAGATCAAGATCCCGCCGCGGTAGGTCGCCAACCCGACGACACGACAGAAGAGACGGTCGCAGCTCATCACGCGATCACAGACACGAGAAATCGCCAGAACGGCGATACAACAAGAAACATAACCGCAGCGCTTCTCGAGATCTGAGTTATCAACACTACTCAGACGAAGATCGGAGGGACCGAAACACCAAACGCACGAGAAACGACCATATAATAATGGGAGCTACACCCTTCACAGAAAGAATCCTAAGAGCAAAACTCCCCAAAGGCTTCGACAAACCTACCGATATGAAATACGATGGAACTAAGGATCCCCAAGAACATCTAATGGCTTTTGAGGCAagaatgaacctagaaggagcggccgacgcggtccgatgcagagccttcccggtaaccctcgCCGGGCCagcgatcaaatggttcaacgccctcccgaaCGGATCCATAGCCAGCTTCCACGATATTAcacgaaagttcatggcccagttcactacTAGGATCatcaaagccaaacaccccatcagcttactaggggtcacgcaaaaacaagaagaatccacaagaaaatacctcgaccgcttcaacgacgaatgcctaacggtcgacggactcacggattccgtcgcaagcctttGCCTGACCAATGGGCTAATGAACGAAAattttcgcaaacacctcaccaccagaccggtatggaccatgcatgagatccagaacgtcgccaaagactacatcaacgacgaagaagtcagccaggtcgtcgccgccaacaaacggcagcaCGGCAACGCCCAGCGCGGCAATTCGGCTTCTCACCAAAACCCAACACTCAAAGAGAATCAACGGGACCACCCCAGGCCGACTAGCCGACCACCGAGAATAGgcaaattctctaattacacgcccctgacagcaccaattaccgaggtataccaccaaatagcagatcgaGGCATCATTCCGAAAGCCCAGCAACTCAAAGAAAGGACAGGAGGCAACAAAATCCTttactgcgaataccaccgaggttacggtcacagaacacaagattgtttcgaccttaaagacgcccttgaacaagccatacgagatggcaaactcccagaatttgccaaaatcatcagagaaccgagGCGCGCGGAGAGAGACAGGTCGTCGGAGAGGGAAGGACGTAACCCGAGAACCCAAAAGCAACCCCCCAGGGAAAGCGCAGAGGAAGATCCAACCAtcatagtaaacgtcatcacAGGCAAGGACGTATCAAGCAAGTCAAAACTAACAATGAAGAAAGACCTCAAGGTAATGGCTGTAAGGAACCAAGTCCCAATCTCCGCGGCCGACAATACGATAACGTTCTTACCAGATGGCTCAATCACACTTCCCATCACCATAGGAACGAGCAGCCAGAAGAAGACAATCCTATCTGAATTCGtagtcctaaaagactccacagCCTATAACGTGATCCTCGGAAGGAAAACAATCAATGACTTCTCAGCAGttatctttaccaaatacctccttatGAAATTCAGAACCGACGACGGCTCCGTCGGCACCATTCACGGGGACCGAGAAGTCGCAGccgaatgcgacaacaccagccaAGCCCTAAGGAAGAAATCCCGAGATGCGGCCGGAGTATTCCTAGCCGATCTGGATGCCCGACAAGACGGCCAACCCAGGCCAGAGCCAGAAGGGGATATGGAAAAACTACAAATAGGGCCAACCAAGGATGAATACACCTTCATTAATAGGAACTTCCCATATGACCTCAAAGAGGAGCTCTCTCAACTCCTAAAACAAAATAGAGACCTGTTTGCATTcacaccagccgacatgccgggaataAACCCCGACCTAATGTCTCACCGTCTAGCCGTGGACCCCAAAGCTAAACCAATAGcacaaaggagaagaaaaatgtcaCCGGACCGAGCCACCGAAGTCAAAAAACAAGTTAAAGCCCTACTCGAGGCCAACTTTATCCGAGAACTCCCCTACACGGcttggctagccaacgtcgtactggtgaaaaaatctaatgggaaaatgcgatcaaagcacaagctatggccgacttcatcgccgagATGACCCCGGGAAAACTCACCCCCGAATCATGGAAACTACATGTCGACGGCTCATCAAACTCCACCTACGGAGGCGCCGGAGTCATACTCGAAAATCAAGACGGAATCACGATCGAACAGTCGGTACGATACGAATTTCCAgtatcaaacaaccaagcagaatacgaggccctctTGGCAGGCCTATCCTTAGCCCGGGAAGTCGGAGCAAAGGTCCTGGAAGTAAATACCGATTCGCAGGTAGTCAGTTCCCaaattaacggagactaccagacacgagaccccctactccaacaatacctcgcCAAAGTAAACAAACTAAGAGAAGGATTTGAACACGTCACCATACGGCACGTCCCAAGGGAACGAAATGCCAGAGCAGACCTACTCTCCAagctagccagtaccaaacccgGACACGGTAACAAATCGTTAATCCAGGAAGTCGTTAAGACACCCTCTGTGTCAACAACAACCAACGCTCACCTGAAAATCTCAAACCAGGGATCTTGGACCTACCCGATCCTGCAATACCTCCTCGATGGAACACTGCCACCagaccccaaagaggaaaaacgaataaaaagggaagccgccaactaTACCATTGTCGCAGGACAGCTATACAAacgcggattctcgcaacccctgctcaaatgcaTCGAACCCGAGAACATGGAGTACATACTCCGTGAAATCCACGAAGGCTGCTGCGGTCACCACGTCGGAGGCAAGACTTTAGCCCAAAAAGTCATCAGAGCaggctacttctggcccacggttATCCGAGATTCCATACAAATAGTTAAAAACTGCGACAAATGCCAAAGACACGCCAATATCCACCAAGCCGCACCGCACCAGCTCAGCACCATATCGGCAGAACGGCCGTTCGGCACTTGGGGCATCGACCTCGTCGGACCCTTCCCTATGGCACCTGGCCAACTCAGATacctcatcgtcgccatagactacTATACTAAATGGATCGAAGCCGAACCCCTGTCCACCATAACGGCAACCCAATGCCGAAAATTCCTCTGGCGTCAAATCATCACCCGattcgggatccccgagatcgtcatctcggacaacggaacccaattcACCGACAAAAAATTCAGAGAATTTTTAGAGGGGCTACGTGTATCCCACCGTTTCAGCTCAGTAGAACACCCCCAGACAAACGGACAGGTGGAATCCGCAAACAAAATAATCGTCAAAGGACTTAAAAAGCGACTCAACAAAGCCAAAGGGctatgggccgacgaactcggGTCGGTTCTATGGTCATACCGAACCACACCTCAAACGACAATAGGAGAAACACCTTTCCGACTAACATACGGTGTCGAGGCGGTCATCCCAGTAGAGATCGGAGACCCAAGCCCCAGGAAAACGGTAGGAGGTAACGACGAggaagcagaacgagacctcatCGACGAAACCAGAAGCATAACCCATCTCAGGGAGCTAGCCCTAAAGCAAAGAATCAGCCTGAGATACAATCACGGAGTCGTCCGGCGAGAATTTGCGGCCGACGACCTCGTCTTACGACGAAACGATATCGGTCccccgaccccaggagaagggaagctcacCCCCAACTGGGAAGGACCATATAGAATCAAGGCTGTAATCGGAAAAGGAGCGTACAAACTCGAACGGCTCAACGGCGACGAAGTCCCGAGAACATGGAACGCCGCCAACTTGCGACGATACTACCCCTAAACCAACCCACAAGGTCGCACCCTCGCCCTCATTTCTGTTTTTGTACTCCTCCTACCAGTTCACAAATTCTAAGTTTTATTTCATCTAAGTTTTTAACTCGGGTACTAGGCTGTAATCGGAAAAGGAGCGTACAAACTCGAACGGCTCAACGGCGACGAAGTCCCGAGAACATGGAACGTCACCAACTTGCGACGATACTACACCTAGACCAACCTACAAAGGTTGCACCCTTGTCCTCATTTCTATTTTTTTACTTCTCCTACCAGTTTACAAATTCTAAGGTTTTATTTCTCATCTAAGTTTTAAACTCGGGTATTCTTTCCCGCTACcaacggagggttttaacgaggcccaaccaTCAATAAAAATTCCATTAGAACAGCTATTTCTATTTTCCTTAGTATCCCAAAAACGGAACAAAGACGCGGCCGCAACTGGGGGACTGATCACCCCCCAAGCCCAAACACGCGGATATCCACAAAAGAACCCGACCAAACGACGGTCCGAGGAAACAAACGAAATACACACGAAATAGCCTAAAACGGAATACATGATAGGCCCGGACGGCCCAAAAACAAACAAC is a genomic window of Arachis ipaensis cultivar K30076 chromosome B06, Araip1.1, whole genome shotgun sequence containing:
- the LOC107648813 gene encoding uncharacterized protein LOC107648813 isoform X2; its protein translation is MQGVEQQNNNQQLVVQNSGSLSFSSQLSKEDEEMSRSALSTFRAKEEEIERKKMEVREKVQLQLGRVEEETKRLATIREELEALADPMRKEVALVRKKIDSVNKELKPLGHTCQKKEREYKEALEAFNEKNREKVQLITKLMELVSESERLRMKKLEELSKNIDSMQ
- the LOC107648813 gene encoding uncharacterized protein LOC107648813 isoform X1, translated to MQGVEQQNNNQQLVVQNSGSLSFSSQLSKEDEEMSRSALSTFRAKEEEIERKKMEVREKVQLQLGRVEEETKRLATIREELEALADPMRKEVALVRKKIDSVNKELKPLGHTCQKKEREYKEALEAFNEKNREKVQLITKLMELDQLVSESERLRMKKLEELSKNIDSMQ